GGCCGGGACATCACCCACGCCGGCCGCCGTGAGCTGCGCTCGCTGCGGCAGGACCTGCAGGTCATCTTCCAGGACCCGTACGCGTCGTTGAACCCCCGCCACACCGTCGGGCGGATCGTGGCGATGCCGTTGCAGGTCAACCGGATCACCCCGCCCGGCGGGGTGCGGAAGCGGGTCCAGGAGCTGCTGGAACTCGTCGGGTTGAACCCGGAGCACTACAACAGGTACCCGCACGAGTTCTCCGGCGGGCAACGTCAACGCATCGGCATCGCCCGGGCGCTGGCCCTGGAACCGAAACTCATCGTCGCCGACGAACCCGTCAGCGCGCTCGACGTCTCCATCCAGGCGCAGGTCATCAACCTGCTGCGCGACCTGCAACGCGACCTCGACCTGGCGTTCGTGTTCATCGCCCACGACCTGGCCGTGATCCGCCACTTCAGCCACCGCGTGGCAGTCATGTACCTCGGCCGGATCGTCGAGATCGGCGACCGGGACGCCATCTACACCCGCCCGCAACACCCGTACACCCGGGCGTTGCTGTCGGCCATCCCCGACGTCACCACGCTCGGACCGGCCGGCCGCATCCGCCTCACCGGTGACGTGCCCACGCCGCTCAACCCGCCCTCCGGCTGCCGCTTCCGCACCCGCTGCTGGAAGGCCACCGACCGCTGCGCCACCGAAGAACCCGCGCTCGTCACCCGCGACGGCGGCAGCCAACTCACCGCCTGCCACTACTCGGAGAGCGGGCCGGTGCGAGCCGCCGAGCCGGCCGGCGGCGGCGTTGTCGAGCCGGGGACGGTCGGGGGCGGCGACACCCCGGAACTCAAGGAGGTGGCGGAATGAGCCTGTCCCCGGTCGAGGGCGTCGCGCTCGCCGAGATCGACTCACCGGGTGACGGCGACGAGCGCCGGGACCGGGAGTTCGTCGGCCGCTCGCCCGGCCAGCTCGCCCTGGCGCGGCTGCGGCGGGACCGCACCGCCCTGGTCAGCGGCGCGCTGCTGGTCTTCTTCGTGCTCGTCGCGCTCGCCGTCCCGCTGATCCAGGCGCTGTACGGGGTGGGGCCGAAGGAGCAGTTCCAGAGCCGGCTCGACGGCTACGGCATGCCGCTCGGTTACGCCGGTGGCGTCACCGGCGAGCACTGGTTCGGGCTGGAACCCGGCCTGGGCCGGGACATCTTCGTCCGGATGGTGCACGGCCTGCGCACGTCGCTGTTCATCGCGTTCGCCGCCGCCGTGCTGACCGCCGTGATCGGCGTGACACTGGGTACGCTCGCCGGCTACCTGGGCGGCTGGCTGGACACGGTGATCAACTGGATCACCGACCTGACCCTGGCCATGCCGTTCCTGATCATCGCGCTGGCGCTGATGCCGACCGTGGCGCTGCGCTTCTACGGCCCACGGGAGGCCGTCCCGGCGTACTTCCAGATCGGGGTGCTCATCGCGATCTTCGCGCTGTTCGGCTGGACCAGCACCGCCCGCCTGGTCCGGGGTCAGATCATCGCGCTGCGCGAGCGCGAGTTCGTGGAGGCGGCCCGGGCCAGCGGCGCCGGGCTGGGACACATGCTGTTCCGGCAGTTGCTGCCGA
The genomic region above belongs to Micromonospora sp. WMMD1128 and contains:
- a CDS encoding dipeptide ABC transporter ATP-binding protein; the encoded protein is MSIDATAGRSAPTTTPAETGPLLSVRGLTKHFPVREGLRGRGAVRAVDGLDFDVRPGETLGLVGESGCGKTTTGRMLVRLLEPTAGSIMFAGRDITHAGRRELRSLRQDLQVIFQDPYASLNPRHTVGRIVAMPLQVNRITPPGGVRKRVQELLELVGLNPEHYNRYPHEFSGGQRQRIGIARALALEPKLIVADEPVSALDVSIQAQVINLLRDLQRDLDLAFVFIAHDLAVIRHFSHRVAVMYLGRIVEIGDRDAIYTRPQHPYTRALLSAIPDVTTLGPAGRIRLTGDVPTPLNPPSGCRFRTRCWKATDRCATEEPALVTRDGGSQLTACHYSESGPVRAAEPAGGGVVEPGTVGGGDTPELKEVAE
- a CDS encoding ABC transporter permease, yielding MSLSPVEGVALAEIDSPGDGDERRDREFVGRSPGQLALARLRRDRTALVSGALLVFFVLVALAVPLIQALYGVGPKEQFQSRLDGYGMPLGYAGGVTGEHWFGLEPGLGRDIFVRMVHGLRTSLFIAFAAAVLTAVIGVTLGTLAGYLGGWLDTVINWITDLTLAMPFLIIALALMPTVALRFYGPREAVPAYFQIGVLIAIFALFGWTSTARLVRGQIIALREREFVEAARASGAGLGHMLFRQLLPNVWAPILVAFSLAVPQYITSEAALSFIGVGLTDETPSFGRMIYRSLDYLQTDPAYVFFPGITIFALVFAFNLFGDALRDALDPKSSR